The proteins below come from a single Mycolicibacterium sp. TY81 genomic window:
- a CDS encoding cutinase family protein, protein MLFRHVHRAVVAGAVALLTVAAPLVITGVAPVAAADDCPDAEVIFARGTDEPAGMGRVGDALVDALRKQAGGLTIRSYAVDYKATITQRHSGEGAKDAIAHIKSTASACPDTKIVLGGYSQGASVVNIVAGFSGINWGDPLPPEYNKNIAAVATFGNQADRTDGAPPTQNSPLSPKAIDLCNPADPICHAGAGNSWSGHTQGYVPAYTDQAAAFVASKLLAGSHLTPPGYGSQFPAYGPQPGTNPQMGYGALPGPPQTYGTPPGPQAGYGLQPPSSVPSTSSTTSPTPGPALS, encoded by the coding sequence ATGCTGTTTCGCCACGTACATCGCGCGGTCGTTGCTGGCGCGGTCGCTCTGCTCACGGTTGCGGCCCCGCTCGTCATCACGGGCGTGGCGCCGGTGGCTGCTGCCGACGACTGTCCCGACGCCGAAGTCATCTTCGCGCGCGGCACCGACGAGCCGGCAGGTATGGGCCGGGTCGGGGATGCCCTCGTTGATGCGCTGCGCAAGCAGGCCGGCGGCTTGACCATCAGGTCGTATGCGGTGGACTACAAGGCCACCATCACGCAGCGGCACAGTGGCGAGGGGGCCAAGGACGCGATCGCTCACATCAAGTCCACGGCGTCGGCTTGCCCCGATACAAAGATCGTTCTGGGTGGCTACTCGCAAGGCGCGAGCGTCGTCAACATCGTGGCCGGCTTCTCCGGTATCAACTGGGGTGATCCGTTGCCGCCTGAGTACAACAAGAACATCGCGGCCGTCGCTACTTTCGGCAACCAGGCAGACCGCACCGACGGAGCGCCGCCGACCCAGAACTCACCGCTCAGTCCCAAGGCGATCGACCTCTGTAATCCTGCCGACCCGATCTGCCACGCCGGTGCGGGCAATTCCTGGAGTGGACACACGCAGGGTTATGTTCCCGCTTACACGGACCAGGCAGCGGCTTTCGTGGCGTCGAAGCTCCTTGCCGGCTCGCATCTGACACCGCCCGGGTACGGCTCGCAGTTCCCGGCGTATGGCCCGCAGCCCGGTACCAACCCGCAAATGGGCTACGGCGCATTGCCCGGACCTCCGCAGACGTACGGCACGCCGCCGGGCCCGCAGGCCGGCTACGGATTGCAGCCTCCCAGTTCGGTTCCGTCGACCTCCTCTACGACGTCGCCGACTCCCGGACCCGCTTTGTCGTAG
- a CDS encoding MFS transporter, producing the protein MKPSLYAVAASLYLAEYTLYSNSSATVLLNASISDFFHVPYGLAANVGVAFLAGFCATLLPAGLLLHRCRPLTTFYVSSAALAVLGVAASLSPSFWILIVVRFLQGAASAVLAPQLFRIARQQFYPDHHTAFLGTWGFVVSASALCSPLITAVLNDAWGWRAFPYETVLTTVVSIPLLAWGARAQAPELETAPETSRQGAGLIIGFGLAQVVIFLAAGTTSELTTKAALGALATVLGVVVIGACRSSAGDGGRRPILYRSFLIVFVAGIATNVFTLVVIYVLQRVHSFTSYRAALVLVPMAVVAGLLPISRFGRPGDAAKNTRLVAYGAACLALAGCWVAVSAEHVGSSLISATMMGGAMGFLWSSLATNVLTSSGRVTFDSAVYHYLRALGAAIGVSVGATAIGGFADPHRLLIFAGVLIAVVGVIASVAVRPVVTARVEVQR; encoded by the coding sequence ATGAAGCCATCTCTCTACGCCGTTGCGGCGTCGTTGTACCTCGCTGAGTACACCCTCTATTCGAACTCCTCCGCGACCGTTCTCTTGAACGCGTCGATCTCGGACTTCTTTCACGTGCCCTACGGGCTGGCCGCAAACGTCGGCGTGGCCTTTCTCGCCGGGTTCTGTGCGACCCTCCTGCCGGCCGGCCTGCTACTGCACCGCTGCCGGCCGCTCACCACGTTCTACGTCAGTTCGGCAGCGCTCGCGGTACTCGGCGTCGCCGCGAGCCTCAGCCCGTCGTTCTGGATCCTCATCGTGGTCCGGTTCCTGCAGGGCGCGGCGTCGGCCGTGCTGGCACCGCAGTTGTTCCGGATCGCGCGACAGCAGTTCTATCCCGATCACCACACGGCATTCCTCGGCACCTGGGGGTTCGTGGTGTCGGCGTCAGCGCTGTGTTCACCACTGATCACCGCGGTGCTCAACGACGCGTGGGGGTGGCGGGCCTTCCCGTACGAGACGGTGCTGACGACGGTTGTGTCGATTCCGCTACTGGCGTGGGGCGCGCGGGCGCAGGCACCCGAACTCGAGACTGCGCCCGAGACCTCCCGCCAAGGTGCGGGTTTGATCATCGGTTTCGGGCTGGCGCAGGTCGTCATCTTCCTGGCGGCCGGGACGACGAGTGAGCTGACGACCAAGGCCGCGTTGGGCGCGCTGGCGACGGTCCTGGGCGTCGTGGTCATCGGCGCCTGCCGATCGTCAGCCGGGGACGGAGGTCGCCGGCCGATTCTGTATCGCAGCTTCCTGATCGTCTTCGTGGCGGGCATCGCGACCAACGTCTTCACCTTGGTGGTGATCTATGTCCTCCAACGGGTGCACTCTTTCACCTCGTACCGGGCGGCGCTCGTTCTCGTGCCCATGGCGGTGGTCGCTGGTCTGTTGCCGATCTCGAGGTTCGGCCGCCCCGGCGATGCCGCGAAGAACACCCGGTTGGTGGCTTACGGAGCGGCTTGCCTAGCACTGGCCGGCTGCTGGGTCGCGGTCAGCGCCGAGCATGTGGGTTCGTCGCTGATCAGTGCCACCATGATGGGCGGCGCCATGGGCTTCCTCTGGAGTTCACTGGCCACCAACGTGCTGACGAGTTCCGGCCGGGTGACGTTCGATTCCGCGGTGTACCACTACCTGCGGGCGTTGGGCGCGGCCATCGGGGTGTCGGTAGGGGCAACGGCGATCGGCGGTTTCGCGGATCCGCACCGCCTGCTCATCTTCGCCGGGGTGCTGATCGCCGTCGTCGGGGTCATCGCGTCCGTCGCCGTACGGCCGGTCGTCACCGCTCGTGTGGAGGTCCAACGGTGA
- a CDS encoding ABC transporter substrate-binding protein, giving the protein MRRDIVFAWPPGQLTTDPRLAYNGISKTYVRQVFESLVDIDPVTAQLRPWLASSWRRPDPLTVEVTVPPGRHFSDGTPLTAELVRNSFRDIMTDLADATPLPAAVAALTGLSAVESRGETVTFRFERHNAAFLHSLAGVNLAVSKPSTGDMRLGTGSWVPAESGCLVDGRHRLVFDARDDGSAAVRAGSTDGFVTADIHNPGISYGLCPNASRGPLADHRIRRALSLLIDRERLRPILQTCGYTVAGSVLTPTALHYLDCSDQLRHEPAAAHRLLDAAAADGLRFEVVFNSSFSPVDAGLLSAVAGQWADHRIELVLHDVDFGELRSRQQTGDYDFRFFYYTATDPDALRYQFALDQRNAMCRVERDRLDDLLDAQLHCPEPAERRKLVHDIQSRIIHDGLWLPIGNVRTVVSHRPDTVPRLALDAEGLARFTHL; this is encoded by the coding sequence GTGAGGCGCGACATCGTCTTCGCCTGGCCGCCCGGGCAACTCACCACGGACCCGCGCCTGGCCTACAACGGCATCTCGAAAACCTATGTGCGACAGGTGTTCGAGAGCCTCGTCGACATCGACCCGGTCACCGCCCAGCTGCGACCGTGGCTGGCGTCGTCGTGGCGTCGCCCCGATCCGCTCACCGTGGAAGTGACGGTCCCGCCCGGCCGGCACTTCTCCGATGGCACGCCGCTCACCGCAGAGCTGGTCCGAAACAGCTTCCGCGACATCATGACCGACCTTGCGGACGCCACTCCCCTGCCGGCGGCGGTTGCCGCGCTCACCGGACTGTCAGCCGTCGAATCACGCGGCGAGACGGTCACGTTCCGGTTCGAGCGGCACAACGCCGCATTCCTGCACAGTCTGGCCGGTGTGAACTTGGCGGTCAGCAAGCCGTCGACCGGTGACATGCGCCTCGGCACCGGCTCGTGGGTGCCGGCGGAGTCGGGGTGCCTCGTCGATGGCAGGCATCGTCTGGTGTTCGACGCGCGCGACGACGGATCCGCCGCGGTGCGCGCCGGTAGCACCGACGGCTTCGTGACGGCCGATATCCACAACCCGGGCATCAGCTACGGCTTGTGCCCCAACGCATCCCGCGGTCCGCTCGCCGATCACCGAATCCGGCGTGCGTTGTCGCTGCTGATCGATCGTGAGCGACTGCGCCCGATCCTGCAGACGTGCGGCTACACCGTCGCCGGCTCGGTGCTCACGCCGACCGCGCTGCACTACCTGGATTGCTCAGACCAGTTGCGGCACGAACCGGCAGCGGCACACCGGTTGCTCGATGCGGCCGCCGCCGACGGGTTGCGATTCGAGGTCGTGTTCAACAGCTCGTTCTCCCCCGTCGACGCCGGACTGTTGTCCGCGGTTGCCGGCCAGTGGGCGGACCATCGCATCGAGCTGGTGCTGCACGACGTCGACTTCGGCGAGCTCCGGTCGCGGCAGCAGACTGGCGACTACGATTTCCGGTTCTTCTATTACACGGCAACCGATCCCGATGCGTTGCGGTACCAGTTCGCGCTCGATCAACGCAACGCGATGTGCCGCGTGGAACGCGATCGGCTCGACGACCTGCTCGACGCTCAGCTGCACTGCCCCGAGCCCGCCGAGCGCCGAAAGCTGGTGCACGACATCCAGTCCCGAATCATCCATGACGGGCTGTGGCTGCCGATCGGCAACGTGCGCACCGTCGTCAGCCACCGACCGGACACCGTGCCCCGACTCGCGCTCGACGCCGAGGGCCTGGCGCGCTTCACTCATCTCTGA
- a CDS encoding NAD(P)/FAD-dependent oxidoreductase, with protein MSDHTTAPVVIVGAGLGGLAAAIALQQGGHHAIVVDKTRELGEVGGPLGISPPTLRLFGEWGMLEQFNRISSATRYFETHDQTGHVESVADYAAIPEIGSEHGRFGYADAEVSPRTVHRADLHALMVAHLGRDRVRLRHQLTGLAEHDDHVELTFADDAVIRTQLVIGADGLRSTVRGLFSDDSINYCGSVIFRAVSPVDCLGTRPNDRLRSWHSADYAKHVIAMPVRAGRQVAVDATLGIDEPPLHLWSARADLAALARQFDDFETVVGQLIRGATGPVYMHPVYDRDPIARWTTARVALLGDAAHPMTPFGGQGANQAIQDGAELARQLSDAQDGDVAAALQRYQAVRTEQTAEIQRSARQLASRRATIAMRLTDVLVDA; from the coding sequence GTGTCAGACCACACCACCGCACCCGTCGTCATCGTGGGCGCCGGCCTCGGCGGACTCGCCGCGGCGATCGCACTACAGCAGGGCGGCCACCACGCCATCGTGGTGGACAAGACCCGTGAGCTCGGCGAGGTCGGCGGCCCGCTCGGCATCTCACCACCGACGCTACGACTGTTCGGCGAATGGGGCATGCTCGAGCAGTTCAACCGGATCTCCTCTGCGACGCGCTATTTCGAGACACACGATCAGACCGGTCACGTCGAGTCCGTCGCCGACTACGCGGCAATCCCGGAAATCGGTTCGGAACACGGCCGGTTCGGATACGCCGACGCCGAGGTGTCGCCGCGCACCGTCCACCGGGCCGATCTGCATGCCCTGATGGTGGCGCATCTCGGCCGGGACCGAGTTCGGCTGCGCCACCAGCTGACCGGTCTCGCCGAGCATGACGATCACGTCGAGCTCACGTTCGCCGACGACGCCGTCATCCGGACGCAGTTGGTGATCGGGGCCGACGGGCTGCGTTCCACTGTGCGTGGGCTTTTCAGCGATGACTCGATCAACTACTGCGGTTCGGTGATCTTCCGCGCCGTCAGCCCCGTCGACTGTCTCGGTACCCGCCCGAACGACCGGTTGCGCTCGTGGCATTCGGCCGACTACGCCAAACACGTCATCGCTATGCCGGTGCGCGCGGGCCGGCAGGTAGCGGTCGACGCGACCCTCGGTATCGACGAACCACCACTGCACCTGTGGTCGGCGCGTGCGGATTTGGCAGCACTGGCAAGGCAATTCGATGATTTCGAGACCGTTGTTGGTCAGCTGATCCGCGGCGCCACCGGGCCGGTGTACATGCACCCGGTCTACGACCGGGACCCCATCGCGCGCTGGACCACAGCGCGCGTCGCGCTGCTCGGTGATGCCGCGCATCCGATGACGCCGTTCGGCGGGCAGGGCGCCAATCAGGCCATCCAGGACGGTGCCGAACTCGCACGTCAACTGTCCGATGCGCAGGACGGTGATGTCGCCGCGGCACTCCAGCGCTACCAGGCCGTCCGGACCGAGCAGACAGCGGAGATTCAGCGGTCAGCGCGGCAGCTGGCCTCGCGGCGGGCGACCATCGCGATGCGGCTGACCGACGTGCTGGTCGACGCCTAG
- a CDS encoding Ig-like domain-containing protein — MSAATSIGRVGGLAVALGVGTAVLTGHGVAWADDGSTGSGSKTGTSSASDSAAPKAATSGDKASAGSSRKARKGLKNGSKTSDTAGSSTASGQTGGTSATPAESDTAPAAADDTKTGSAPRSKNKSPKPQPKPKTPGAQQSISSNTPASTPAAAGSVPSTSATAKSGSPSAVVSATAAAPEVVAPRAANLSTLSAAAPTATTTRPVVSTAATAPAHFLTAAVSGITTAVSNLLAPFAGHSPTAPARPGSLEGFLSLVRRELDSLFRSKPPTISYDSAHTLQMNGAILGQITTSDPNGDNVKLRVSTGPADGTVTLFADGSFKYVPNPEALVHGGTDSFTVTASDLKGDPLGLNVMSPGPHTTTKVITVSTVAQTSPLATATEISTEQRALALLNSGAMDGAIAALKQKWINTQAVTFSDVPGGVDAQNMAMLDAAVRQYAMYSAMAAINIADNAAGNPSFNWIATPPHTIGGVTSPGNQVLYDNPDTLYRMAFISDGKSYVIHGKINGQMPPDVNITAQIGATGQSSAIITGDQLQVNPDGTFTIVAGRDPALAGTTNYLFLGDGPAGTNAGQIFVRNTVTDWNTNQGLSLTIEQTSGTNTTLPSAAITNIANGVVMQAVNVTSDAWLPLAGQHPVNTLPQPTNAGSQTLSTQKQSIGHFNLADNEALVITLTPGTAKYFNVPVTNAWTISPDYTTGDPTSLNNAQAIANPDGSYTLVVAKTDPGVANWVSTGGLNQGTIFARWQGLDPNATVQPTLSAQVVTLDQLKTVLPKTTVYVTEAQRAQQIAERQSGYTLRTAPYVSIGGTTAV; from the coding sequence ATGAGTGCCGCAACGAGCATTGGTCGTGTCGGAGGACTAGCAGTTGCGCTCGGCGTCGGGACCGCGGTCCTCACCGGGCACGGGGTGGCCTGGGCCGACGACGGTTCCACGGGGTCGGGAAGCAAGACCGGCACCAGCTCGGCGTCGGATTCGGCGGCGCCGAAAGCCGCCACCTCCGGCGACAAGGCTTCGGCCGGTTCCAGCCGTAAAGCGCGTAAAGGCCTGAAGAACGGCTCAAAAACATCGGACACTGCGGGTTCGTCCACCGCCTCTGGTCAGACGGGCGGCACCTCCGCCACGCCGGCCGAGAGCGACACCGCCCCGGCAGCCGCTGATGACACGAAGACCGGAAGTGCTCCGCGGAGCAAGAACAAGTCACCCAAGCCACAGCCGAAGCCGAAAACTCCTGGCGCGCAACAGTCGATCTCATCGAACACTCCCGCATCGACGCCGGCGGCGGCCGGCTCGGTGCCCTCGACCTCAGCGACGGCCAAGAGTGGGTCACCGAGTGCCGTAGTTTCCGCGACCGCGGCAGCGCCCGAGGTCGTCGCCCCACGCGCCGCGAACCTCTCGACGCTGTCGGCGGCCGCGCCGACGGCCACCACCACCCGGCCGGTCGTATCCACGGCGGCCACCGCGCCGGCGCATTTCCTCACGGCCGCGGTGTCCGGCATCACGACGGCCGTCTCGAACCTGCTGGCACCGTTCGCCGGCCATTCGCCGACCGCACCCGCGCGGCCCGGCTCGCTGGAAGGGTTCCTGTCATTGGTCCGTCGCGAGCTGGACTCCTTGTTCCGCAGCAAGCCGCCGACCATCAGCTACGACTCGGCGCATACGCTGCAGATGAACGGTGCCATCCTCGGCCAGATCACCACGTCGGATCCCAACGGCGACAACGTGAAACTCCGCGTGTCGACGGGTCCGGCCGACGGGACCGTGACCTTGTTCGCGGATGGCTCGTTCAAGTACGTGCCGAATCCGGAGGCGTTGGTGCACGGCGGGACGGACAGCTTCACCGTGACCGCAAGCGATCTCAAAGGTGACCCGCTGGGTCTCAACGTGATGTCACCCGGACCGCACACCACCACCAAGGTGATCACCGTCAGCACGGTGGCGCAGACCAGCCCGCTGGCGACCGCGACCGAAATCAGCACCGAGCAAAGGGCACTCGCGCTCCTGAACTCCGGCGCGATGGATGGTGCGATCGCCGCCCTGAAGCAGAAGTGGATCAACACCCAAGCCGTGACGTTCTCCGATGTGCCTGGCGGCGTCGACGCCCAGAACATGGCGATGCTCGATGCGGCGGTGCGGCAGTACGCCATGTATTCGGCAATGGCCGCGATCAACATCGCGGACAACGCCGCGGGCAATCCGTCGTTCAACTGGATCGCCACGCCACCGCACACCATCGGTGGCGTGACCTCGCCGGGCAACCAGGTGCTCTACGACAACCCGGACACCTTGTACCGCATGGCGTTCATCAGCGATGGCAAGAGCTACGTCATCCACGGCAAGATCAACGGCCAGATGCCGCCCGACGTCAACATCACGGCGCAGATCGGTGCCACGGGCCAGTCATCGGCGATCATCACCGGCGACCAACTGCAGGTCAATCCTGACGGCACGTTCACCATCGTCGCGGGCCGCGACCCGGCACTGGCCGGCACCACCAACTACCTGTTCCTGGGCGACGGCCCCGCGGGGACCAATGCCGGCCAGATCTTCGTGCGCAACACCGTCACCGATTGGAACACCAACCAGGGCCTCAGCCTGACCATCGAGCAGACCTCCGGTACCAATACGACATTGCCGTCGGCGGCGATCACCAACATCGCCAACGGCGTCGTGATGCAGGCCGTCAACGTCACGTCGGACGCCTGGCTGCCGCTGGCGGGTCAGCATCCGGTCAACACGCTGCCGCAGCCGACCAACGCGGGCTCTCAGACGTTGTCCACGCAGAAACAGAGCATCGGGCACTTCAACCTGGCCGACAACGAGGCGCTCGTCATCACGCTGACGCCGGGCACCGCCAAGTATTTCAACGTGCCGGTGACCAACGCCTGGACCATCTCTCCGGATTACACGACGGGCGACCCGACGAGCCTCAACAACGCGCAGGCCATCGCCAACCCGGATGGGTCGTACACCCTCGTCGTTGCCAAAACCGATCCGGGCGTGGCGAACTGGGTGTCCACCGGCGGCCTGAACCAGGGCACGATCTTCGCGCGCTGGCAGGGCCTGGATCCGAATGCCACGGTCCAGCCGACGCTTTCGGCGCAGGTCGTCACGCTCGACCAGCTGAAGACCGTGCTGCCGAAGACCACGGTCTACGTCACCGAGGCGCAGCGCGCCCAGCAGATCGCTGAGCGGCAGAGCGGGTACACCCTCCGGACGGCGCCCTACGTGTCGATCGGTGGCACGACGGCAGTCTGA
- a CDS encoding IclR family transcriptional regulator produces the protein MSVEVESCPPSAVLERASLVLGTFDGPGRQTFTQIVRRTGLPRTSVHRILEHLVELGWLRRNGRDYELGFRLAELGYLAIHQDRLHRAAMPFLWDLHQATGHTVNLAILDGLDVVHLGVVGDRAAVTATPAAGRRHPAQSSAMGRAMLAHVPAGRLAAVEAATSGALREELALVRARGFAEDRDETFAGIACLAAPIGRGAEICAAVSISGAAGRMASDHRLVALVQTTAARVWRAYSGRQAGVRRLRAVR, from the coding sequence ATGAGCGTCGAGGTCGAAAGCTGCCCGCCCAGTGCAGTTCTCGAGCGGGCATCCCTGGTGCTCGGCACGTTCGACGGGCCTGGCCGGCAGACCTTCACCCAGATCGTCCGGCGCACGGGCCTACCCAGAACGTCCGTCCACCGCATCCTCGAGCATCTGGTCGAGCTCGGCTGGCTCCGGCGGAATGGACGCGATTACGAACTCGGATTTCGGCTGGCCGAATTGGGTTACCTTGCGATACATCAGGATCGGCTGCACCGCGCAGCCATGCCGTTTCTCTGGGACCTGCATCAGGCCACCGGTCACACCGTGAACCTGGCCATCCTCGATGGTCTCGATGTCGTGCATCTGGGGGTCGTCGGTGACCGGGCTGCGGTCACGGCTACGCCGGCGGCGGGCCGTCGCCATCCGGCGCAGTCCTCGGCCATGGGGCGGGCGATGCTCGCGCACGTACCGGCCGGCCGGCTGGCTGCGGTCGAGGCGGCGACATCGGGTGCGCTGCGTGAGGAGCTGGCACTGGTGCGGGCTCGGGGCTTCGCGGAAGACCGGGACGAAACATTCGCCGGGATAGCGTGTTTGGCCGCTCCGATCGGGCGCGGAGCCGAGATTTGCGCTGCGGTATCGATAAGTGGAGCGGCCGGCCGGATGGCATCTGACCATCGGCTGGTGGCGCTGGTTCAGACGACTGCCGCGCGCGTCTGGCGAGCGTATTCGGGCCGACAGGCCGGAGTGCGTCGACTGCGAGCCGTGCGTTGA
- a CDS encoding IclR family transcriptional regulator, with amino-acid sequence MTAADAPARVDSPPTDRVVAVLEFIATEAEPVSVAAMASRLELSRSTVTSILAALSKAGWVSRQPDRRYRLGPGLLRLAGAVQSQLTPSEAFSHVLAELADRVGCAVSLALVDQTEMTMVGVAAGPGQVPAGVDTGARLPMTAPLGVSVMAYRNKQSQHDWIDTAPAAHRPVLQALLRQVRRSGVAVFGADGAALEILEVVGEVVGLLAEHPRSGALRQRLFQFLSRLSARPYTTEELAADAALSISYLSAPVFDRGGNAVYELQIGCLRSQVSRAERDEYVREIRSTAATLTELTGT; translated from the coding sequence GTGACGGCCGCGGACGCGCCTGCACGCGTCGATTCACCACCGACCGACCGCGTCGTGGCGGTATTGGAGTTCATCGCCACCGAAGCGGAGCCGGTATCGGTGGCCGCCATGGCATCTCGCCTCGAACTGAGCCGGTCGACGGTGACGTCGATTCTGGCGGCACTTTCGAAGGCGGGCTGGGTGTCGCGGCAGCCCGACCGCCGCTACCGGCTGGGCCCCGGTCTGCTGCGGCTCGCCGGTGCGGTGCAGTCGCAGCTGACCCCCTCGGAGGCCTTCTCCCATGTGCTGGCCGAGCTCGCCGACCGGGTCGGGTGCGCCGTCTCCTTGGCGCTCGTCGACCAGACCGAAATGACCATGGTCGGTGTCGCCGCCGGGCCGGGCCAGGTGCCCGCCGGCGTCGACACCGGGGCGCGCCTGCCGATGACCGCGCCGTTGGGTGTGTCGGTCATGGCCTATCGCAACAAGCAGTCACAACACGACTGGATAGATACGGCGCCGGCGGCCCACCGTCCGGTACTGCAGGCGTTGCTACGCCAGGTCCGCCGTAGCGGAGTGGCCGTGTTCGGCGCCGACGGTGCCGCACTCGAGATCCTCGAGGTCGTGGGCGAGGTCGTCGGATTGCTGGCCGAGCACCCCCGCAGCGGCGCCCTCAGGCAGCGGTTGTTCCAGTTCCTGAGCAGATTGAGCGCCCGGCCCTACACCACCGAGGAACTGGCTGCCGATGCCGCACTGTCGATCAGTTACCTGTCCGCTCCGGTGTTCGATCGAGGCGGCAATGCCGTCTACGAATTGCAGATCGGCTGCCTGAGATCACAGGTGAGCCGCGCCGAGCGTGACGAATACGTCCGTGAAATACGCTCGACCGCAGCTACTTTGACCGAACTCACCGGCACCTGA
- a CDS encoding cytochrome P450, which yields MTAVVSGEFVDFGAEELSDLHGVLRDLRARAPYAEARFHGMPALIILSDELVTDLFKDEETFPAAAMYGMTTAPAMGKTLQCMAGQEHRTNRALVSPAFRRALIKTYSAELLEPIAQDLVDQFAARGRADLVTEFTQQYPFRITNELLGLPVDDYALFAKWAHDLFFYPTDPDAAMRARESFTDYLRPLVEDKRQNPSDDLLSKLVTTEVDGVRLTDEEIYSFVRLLFPAGVDTTYLSLGNTLWALLTHQDQLDRVRRDPDEARWAVQEGLRWEPGPSIIPRFAATDVTWHGIDIPAGTWLLLAIAAANRDPAVYTNPDVFDTSRHATAQLSFGTGPHVCLGQALATTQMEIAVKVLLNRLPGLRLADPSSVRIAGRLGTELRGPDHLQVVFDPQ from the coding sequence GTGACAGCGGTTGTGAGCGGCGAGTTCGTGGATTTCGGTGCTGAGGAACTGTCCGACCTGCACGGTGTATTGCGCGACCTACGGGCCCGCGCGCCGTACGCCGAGGCGCGTTTCCACGGCATGCCCGCGCTGATCATTCTCAGCGACGAGTTGGTCACCGACCTGTTCAAGGACGAGGAGACGTTCCCGGCCGCGGCGATGTACGGCATGACGACCGCCCCCGCCATGGGCAAGACGCTGCAATGCATGGCCGGTCAAGAGCACCGCACCAACCGCGCCCTCGTCTCGCCGGCATTCCGTCGAGCACTCATCAAGACGTACAGTGCCGAACTGCTCGAACCGATCGCGCAGGACCTCGTCGACCAGTTCGCCGCCAGGGGCCGGGCCGACCTGGTCACGGAATTCACCCAGCAGTACCCGTTCCGGATCACCAACGAGCTGTTGGGTCTCCCGGTGGACGACTATGCCCTGTTCGCCAAGTGGGCCCACGACTTGTTCTTCTACCCGACGGATCCCGACGCCGCGATGCGAGCCCGGGAGTCGTTCACGGACTACCTCCGGCCGCTGGTCGAGGACAAACGGCAGAACCCGTCCGACGATCTGTTGTCCAAGCTCGTCACCACCGAGGTCGACGGCGTCCGGCTGACCGACGAGGAGATCTATTCGTTCGTCCGGCTCCTGTTTCCGGCGGGGGTGGACACGACCTACCTGAGTCTCGGAAATACGTTGTGGGCGTTGCTCACTCACCAAGACCAGCTCGATCGGGTCAGGAGAGATCCGGACGAGGCCCGGTGGGCGGTGCAGGAAGGATTGCGCTGGGAACCCGGGCCGTCGATCATTCCGCGCTTCGCGGCCACTGACGTGACCTGGCACGGCATCGACATTCCCGCGGGCACGTGGCTGCTGTTGGCCATCGCGGCAGCCAACCGGGACCCCGCCGTGTACACAAACCCCGACGTCTTCGACACCAGCCGGCATGCGACCGCACAGCTGAGCTTCGGCACCGGGCCGCACGTGTGCCTCGGCCAGGCGCTGGCCACCACGCAGATGGAGATCGCGGTGAAGGTGCTGCTGAACCGACTGCCCGGCCTACGGCTCGCCGATCCGTCCAGTGTCCGGATCGCCGGACGACTCGGAACCGAGTTGCGCGGCCCCGACCACCTGCAGGTCGTCTTCGATCCGCAGTGA